From Desulfosalsimonas propionicica, the proteins below share one genomic window:
- a CDS encoding TrkH family potassium uptake protein, which yields MRWGFVCQYTGILVFFLGLTLILPAGVGAFYADGSTGALLMSAAVAGACGMALFLIFWQPKTEYISQREGMAIVALGWTAIGFFGALPFYFSGFFPVFADAFFESVSGFTTTGASVLTDIEAVPRGLLFWRSFIQWLGGMGIIVLTIAILPFLGVGGFQLYKAEVPTPMPDKLKPRISDTAKLLWKVYVLFSVLEVILLLAGGMTIYDAVCHTFTTMPTGGFSTKGLSIAHYDSLYIDIVIMGFMVIAGINFSLHYQMLRARPLAYWRDPECRFYLLTLVVLILVVSFFINGQVYESFGESFRYGAFQVISILTTTGYATADYNQWPAVAQLIVLTCMFFGGSAGSTGGGMKMMRIMLCVKFCYKELFNLVHPHSVSYVKIGGKPVSGEVISSVLGFLALYMGIFVLCSIVLASMGVDFVTSFSAVAASIGNIGPGLAMVGPVGNYAEIPYFGKWLLSWCMLLGRLEIYTVIIFLVPEFWRK from the coding sequence ATGCGATGGGGTTTCGTGTGCCAATACACGGGAATCCTGGTTTTTTTTCTGGGTCTGACCCTGATACTGCCCGCCGGAGTGGGGGCATTTTACGCAGACGGCAGCACCGGCGCCTTGCTGATGTCTGCGGCCGTTGCCGGGGCGTGCGGCATGGCCTTGTTTTTAATATTCTGGCAGCCCAAGACCGAGTATATCAGCCAGCGTGAAGGCATGGCCATCGTTGCCCTGGGGTGGACGGCCATTGGATTTTTCGGGGCGCTTCCCTTTTATTTCTCAGGGTTTTTCCCGGTTTTTGCCGATGCCTTTTTTGAGTCCGTATCCGGGTTCACCACCACGGGTGCTTCGGTCTTAACCGATATTGAGGCCGTACCAAGGGGGCTGCTGTTCTGGCGCAGCTTTATCCAGTGGCTCGGCGGCATGGGCATTATTGTTTTGACCATTGCCATTCTGCCCTTTCTGGGCGTGGGCGGATTTCAGCTCTACAAGGCAGAGGTGCCCACGCCCATGCCAGACAAGCTAAAACCCCGGATCAGCGATACAGCCAAGCTGCTGTGGAAAGTTTATGTCCTGTTTTCCGTGCTTGAGGTGATTTTGCTGCTGGCCGGCGGGATGACGATCTATGACGCGGTCTGCCACACCTTTACCACCATGCCCACCGGCGGATTTTCCACAAAAGGTCTGTCTATCGCCCATTATGACAGCCTTTATATCGACATCGTGATTATGGGCTTCATGGTGATTGCCGGAATCAATTTTTCCCTGCACTACCAGATGCTCAGGGCCCGGCCCCTGGCCTACTGGCGGGATCCGGAATGCCGGTTTTATCTGTTGACCCTGGTTGTGCTGATTCTTGTGGTGAGCTTTTTCATTAACGGGCAGGTCTATGAAAGCTTCGGGGAAAGTTTCCGTTACGGCGCTTTTCAGGTGATATCCATTTTGACGACCACCGGCTATGCAACGGCCGACTATAACCAGTGGCCGGCAGTGGCCCAGCTTATTGTGCTGACCTGCATGTTTTTCGGGGGCTCTGCGGGTTCCACCGGCGGGGGCATGAAGATGATGCGCATCATGCTTTGCGTGAAGTTTTGCTACAAGGAGCTTTTCAACCTGGTGCATCCCCATTCGGTTTCCTATGTGAAAATCGGCGGAAAACCGGTGTCCGGCGAGGTCATCAGCAGTGTCCTGGGTTTTCTGGCCCTGTACATGGGCATTTTTGTGCTCTGCTCCATTGTGCTGGCATCCATGGGCGTGGATTTTGTCACCTCGTTTTCAGCCGTGGCCGCATCCATCGGCAATATCGGCCCGGGCCTGGCAATGGTGGGACCGGTGGGCAATTATGCCGAAATTCCCTACTTTGGCAAATGGCTGCTTTCCTGGTGCATGCTTCTGGGGCGACTGGAAATTTATACAGTGATTATTTTTCTGGTGCCGGAATTCTGGCGCAAATAG
- a CDS encoding STAS domain-containing protein, whose protein sequence is MKPALFETTVLLGVPIDNLGLDEAVDRIFSMADAYARDGRPRLAVAVDADTIIRMNAKPNARTGHSRDWINAMRHSDLMMPMGRATAWAARSMGTRLKPPFSGDQWFDKFLRLAEKKQKSLFLVGHSSREVNTAADLLRPAYPDIRLAGWVAFGRRHNPKPENSSDTGLQDEINSSYADFLLIDLQDPRVGSWLARHRHRLNIPVTLAFTGSRQITSGIARHLQGRGGNFSLFFYSIWRQFLHTPVVFGFKVLPIVVYQQYQHLVHKLFHARPPTASVKASMSRSPQGTILKIIVLPDPLDASVIGEIKDELKSMIRQAPKIVLDLSDVYFMDSSGLGLLLALWRTAAAGNRQIFLVGVRPPVYRFFKVSRTLDFFEKSILPDQDAAIEILSRNSRGSSFYYLAVIRGRATVFHLYGQLDAPSAAGMDMESVIETIGDRNAIFNLAGLKFIDSAGMHLFIQIQRHAARNGRTCIFCGLSPQVRQMFEILRLDELFFVTEDIPAAEKILSDNI, encoded by the coding sequence ATGAAACCTGCACTTTTTGAAACCACAGTTCTTCTGGGCGTTCCCATTGACAACCTGGGACTGGATGAAGCCGTGGACCGGATCTTTTCCATGGCGGACGCCTATGCAAGAGACGGCCGGCCCCGCCTTGCCGTGGCTGTGGATGCCGATACCATCATCAGAATGAATGCGAAACCAAATGCCCGCACCGGGCATAGCCGGGACTGGATCAACGCCATGCGCCATTCGGATCTGATGATGCCCATGGGCCGGGCCACTGCCTGGGCAGCCCGCAGTATGGGCACTCGTCTCAAGCCGCCCTTTTCCGGGGATCAATGGTTTGACAAGTTTCTCAGGCTTGCTGAAAAAAAACAAAAAAGCCTGTTTCTGGTAGGCCACAGCTCCCGGGAGGTAAATACTGCAGCCGATCTGCTCCGACCGGCCTATCCGGATATCCGGCTGGCGGGCTGGGTGGCGTTTGGCCGCCGCCATAACCCAAAGCCGGAGAACAGCTCTGACACCGGGTTGCAGGATGAAATCAACAGCTCTTACGCAGACTTTCTTCTTATTGACCTGCAGGACCCGCGGGTTGGGTCCTGGCTGGCCCGGCATCGGCATCGGCTAAACATTCCCGTCACTCTTGCGTTTACCGGTTCGCGGCAGATCACATCAGGCATTGCCAGACACCTGCAGGGCAGGGGCGGAAATTTCTCCCTGTTTTTTTACAGTATCTGGCGCCAGTTTCTTCATACACCCGTGGTATTTGGATTCAAAGTGCTGCCCATTGTCGTCTACCAGCAGTACCAGCACCTGGTCCACAAGCTGTTTCATGCCCGCCCGCCAACGGCCTCGGTAAAAGCCAGCATGTCCCGCTCCCCTCAGGGAACCATTTTAAAAATCATTGTCCTGCCCGATCCCCTGGACGCATCTGTTATCGGGGAGATCAAGGATGAGCTCAAAAGCATGATCCGCCAGGCGCCCAAGATTGTCCTTGATCTTTCCGATGTTTATTTCATGGACTCCTCCGGACTCGGCCTGCTGCTTGCCTTGTGGCGCACGGCTGCGGCCGGAAACCGGCAGATTTTCCTTGTGGGCGTCCGTCCTCCGGTTTACCGGTTTTTCAAAGTCAGCCGCACCCTGGATTTTTTCGAAAAAAGCATCCTGCCGGACCAGGATGCGGCCATTGAAATTTTGTCCCGCAACTCCCGGGGCTCCTCGTTTTATTATCTTGCCGTAATCCGGGGCAGAGCTACGGTCTTTCATCTCTACGGCCAGCTCGACGCCCCCAGTGCCGCTGGCATGGATATGGAATCGGTCATCGAAACCATAGGAGATCGAAACGCCATATTCAATCTGGCCGGCTTAAAATTTATTGACAGCGCGGGCATGCATCTGTTTATTCAAATTCAACGACATGCGGCAAGAAACGGCCGCACCTGCATTTTCTGCGGCCTCAGCCCCCAGGTGCGGCAGATGTTTGAAATTTTACGGCTTGATGAACTTTTTTTCGTCACTGAAGACATCCCTGCAGCCGAAAAAATTCTGTCTGACAATATTTGA
- a CDS encoding ATP-binding cassette domain-containing protein, with translation MALISIQEVSWGIGRPYLLDGISGNIEKGERVGLLGRNGAGKSTLLRIIAGQIQPETGEIVCQQGTRVAALEQEVPAGFKGTIFEVVARGMGNNQWAPQQQVESILSRTGLDPDADFADLSAGMKRRVLFARALTRDPDLLLLDEPTNHLDINSIVWMEEFLLRHVKTLLFVTHDRAFLQRIATRIMEIDQGRIISHACDYPTFLMRRQAELDAEARQQRNFDKKRAEEEAWIRQGVKARRARNQGRVRALQQMRETVRQRRAATGQARMEPQEAERTGKLVIRAKALTHTFGISPIVDNFSTMIMRGDKIGIIGPNGIGKTTLIRLLLGEVAPDFGTVDHGTRLQPAYFDQLRTRLDEQKTVMENISTDNDYIVFNGRRRHVVGYLQDFLFSAERCRTPVHVLSGGERNRLMLAKLFTRPANLLVLDEPTNDLDAETLELLEELLVNFEGTLLMVSHDRQFLNNVVTSTLVFEGNGKVTEYAGGYDDWLAQRPVPEDPEPAGKAQKPRPRKTPGASRSRGLNFNQKKELKALPETIEALEAEQSSLQSAMAGPDFYKQDKQTILAHQKRLETVEARIAEAYQRWEELEAFAQ, from the coding sequence ATGGCATTAATTAGCATTCAGGAGGTCAGCTGGGGCATTGGCCGGCCGTACCTGCTTGACGGGATAAGCGGCAATATTGAAAAAGGCGAGCGGGTGGGGCTTTTGGGACGCAACGGGGCGGGAAAATCAACCCTGCTGCGGATCATTGCCGGGCAGATCCAGCCGGAAACCGGAGAAATTGTCTGTCAGCAGGGCACCCGGGTGGCTGCCCTGGAACAGGAAGTGCCCGCAGGCTTTAAAGGCACCATTTTTGAGGTTGTGGCCCGCGGCATGGGAAATAACCAATGGGCGCCGCAGCAGCAGGTGGAAAGCATTTTGTCCCGCACCGGCCTGGATCCGGACGCGGATTTTGCAGACCTGTCGGCAGGCATGAAGCGCCGGGTTTTATTTGCCCGGGCCCTGACCCGGGACCCGGATCTGCTGCTGCTCGACGAACCCACCAATCACCTGGACATCAACAGCATTGTCTGGATGGAAGAATTTCTGCTCCGCCATGTCAAAACACTGCTTTTTGTCACCCATGACCGCGCTTTTCTGCAGCGGATCGCAACCCGGATCATGGAAATTGACCAGGGCCGGATAATCTCCCATGCCTGCGACTACCCGACCTTTCTGATGCGCCGCCAGGCCGAACTTGATGCAGAAGCCCGGCAGCAGCGAAATTTTGATAAAAAACGCGCCGAAGAAGAAGCCTGGATCCGGCAGGGGGTCAAGGCCAGGCGCGCGCGCAATCAGGGCCGGGTGCGCGCCCTGCAGCAAATGCGGGAAACGGTGCGCCAACGCCGGGCCGCCACGGGCCAGGCGCGCATGGAGCCCCAGGAGGCTGAGCGAACCGGAAAACTGGTTATCCGGGCCAAAGCTTTGACCCATACCTTCGGCATTTCCCCGATTGTGGACAACTTTTCCACCATGATCATGCGGGGGGATAAAATCGGCATTATCGGGCCCAACGGGATCGGCAAAACAACCCTGATCCGCCTGCTTTTGGGCGAGGTTGCCCCGGATTTTGGCACCGTTGACCACGGCACCCGCCTGCAGCCCGCCTATTTTGACCAACTCCGGACCCGCCTGGATGAGCAGAAAACCGTCATGGAAAATATCTCCACAGACAATGATTATATTGTGTTCAACGGCCGGCGGCGGCATGTGGTCGGCTATCTACAGGACTTTCTTTTCTCCGCCGAGCGCTGCCGCACACCGGTCCATGTGCTTTCCGGAGGGGAGAGAAACCGGCTGATGCTGGCAAAGCTCTTTACCCGGCCCGCCAACCTGCTCGTGCTTGACGAACCCACCAATGACCTGGATGCCGAAACCCTGGAACTGCTCGAAGAGCTTTTGGTCAACTTTGAGGGCACCCTTTTGATGGTCAGCCATGACCGGCAGTTTTTAAACAATGTGGTGACAAGCACCCTGGTTTTTGAGGGCAATGGAAAAGTAACCGAATATGCCGGGGGATATGATGACTGGCTGGCCCAGCGGCCAGTTCCCGAAGACCCGGAGCCCGCCGGCAAAGCCCAAAAGCCCCGGCCCCGGAAAACCCCCGGAGCTTCCAGATCCAGGGGACTGAACTTCAATCAAAAAAAAGAATTAAAGGCCCTGCCTGAAACCATTGAAGCCCTGGAAGCCGAACAAAGCAGCCTTCAGTCCGCCATGGCCGGACCGGATTTCTACAAGCAGGACAAACAGACCATTCTGGCCCATCAAAAGCGGCTTGAGACAGTGGAAGCCCGGATCGCTGAAGCCTACCAGCGCTGGGAGGAATTAGAAGCTTTTGCGCAATAG
- a CDS encoding undecaprenyl-diphosphate phosphatase, with product MTFLQAIALGIIQGVTEFLPVSSSGHLVLFQNLLGLKDPELAFDVAVHMGTLAAVCIYFRKDIAAIALQTGKWLFYSQWRSRQPTPSEVCMAGLIFAGSIPTAIIGIGFHGIADTLFSSVLLVGFMLIVMGFWMWFTRCKQQPDLRNSVPGTGDALLIGVAQGMAIIPGISRSGATIAAALYLGIDRTTAARFSFLLSIPAIAGAALLNAIDAPITGTAHLPVILAGTAAAGIMGYAALSLLVYLVKKGKLSFFAPYCWIVGGVIVFLAW from the coding sequence ATGACGTTTCTCCAGGCCATTGCTTTGGGAATCATCCAGGGAGTGACCGAATTTCTGCCGGTAAGCAGTTCCGGCCACCTTGTATTGTTTCAAAATCTGCTGGGCCTTAAAGACCCGGAACTGGCCTTTGATGTGGCTGTGCACATGGGCACCCTGGCGGCCGTGTGCATCTATTTTCGCAAAGACATTGCCGCCATTGCGTTGCAAACCGGAAAATGGCTCTTTTACAGCCAATGGCGCAGCCGGCAGCCAACGCCTTCTGAAGTGTGCATGGCAGGCCTGATCTTTGCCGGATCGATCCCAACGGCAATCATTGGCATAGGATTCCACGGTATTGCGGATACGCTTTTTTCATCAGTGCTGCTTGTGGGATTCATGCTGATTGTCATGGGCTTTTGGATGTGGTTTACCCGATGTAAACAGCAGCCGGACCTGCGAAATTCCGTTCCCGGCACCGGGGATGCCCTTCTGATTGGCGTTGCCCAGGGCATGGCCATTATTCCGGGCATTTCACGCTCCGGGGCCACCATTGCCGCGGCCCTTTATCTGGGCATTGACCGGACCACTGCAGCCCGGTTTTCGTTTCTGCTCTCCATTCCGGCCATTGCCGGGGCCGCACTGCTCAACGCAATAGACGCACCCATCACCGGAACCGCCCATTTGCCGGTAATCCTGGCAGGAACGGCTGCTGCCGGGATCATGGGATATGCCGCCCTGTCGCTGCTGGTATACCTGGTAAAAAAAGGAAAACTGTCTTTTTTTGCTCCCTATTGCTGGATTGTAGGGGGTGTGATTGTCTTTCTGGCATGGTGA
- the trkA gene encoding Trk system potassium transporter TrkA, producing the protein MKIIIVGAGEVGYHIASRMAFENKEVVVIDRNTEAIKRLSDNLDVEAVNGSGSSPRVLKAAGIKDAEILLAVTDSDETNLVACMMADVISPTTKKLARIREGDFDDYHQVFHDQAPHIDTVINPEIEVVKSIEQFLRIPGAVDVSDFADGMLKFVGLYLDAGSRLAGIRLKEIPEKIEPRILVAAVVRNEELVIPGGDFRLSAGDLVYFISEEKGLVPIIKAFDKQARPVRRTLIVGGGRIGTRLAEILERGGIQTKIIERSAARCSELAAEMKKAVVIQGDGSDQRLLIEENIREMDAVVTLTNDEETNILVSLLAKRMGAGKTITKLNKFSYFPLMPAIGIEQVVSPRLSAINTILQHIRRGKVLSVRTLTDEQAEVLEAEALETSDIVGKPLRKTSLPKGSLVIGIIRNGQVIIPSGDSLIEPGDRVIIFAKRQVISKIEKILTVKLEFF; encoded by the coding sequence GTGAAAATCATCATAGTGGGTGCCGGCGAAGTGGGATATCACATTGCCAGCCGGATGGCCTTTGAAAACAAGGAAGTGGTTGTAATTGATCGAAATACAGAAGCCATCAAGCGTCTTTCAGACAACCTGGACGTGGAGGCGGTTAACGGCTCGGGCAGTAGCCCGCGGGTGCTCAAGGCTGCGGGCATAAAGGATGCGGAAATCCTGCTTGCGGTCACAGACAGTGATGAAACCAACCTTGTGGCCTGCATGATGGCTGATGTGATCTCGCCTACCACAAAAAAGCTGGCCCGGATCCGGGAAGGCGATTTTGACGATTATCACCAGGTGTTCCATGATCAGGCCCCCCACATTGACACAGTGATCAACCCGGAAATCGAGGTGGTCAAAAGCATCGAGCAGTTTCTGCGCATCCCCGGGGCCGTGGATGTCAGTGATTTTGCCGACGGAATGCTCAAATTTGTGGGACTTTATCTGGATGCCGGCAGCCGTCTGGCAGGCATCCGGTTAAAGGAAATCCCGGAAAAAATCGAGCCCCGAATCCTGGTAGCGGCTGTGGTCAGAAACGAGGAACTGGTCATTCCGGGCGGGGATTTCCGGCTAAGCGCCGGGGATCTGGTTTATTTTATCAGCGAGGAAAAGGGGTTGGTGCCCATTATAAAGGCATTTGACAAGCAGGCCCGGCCCGTTCGCCGAACCCTGATCGTGGGTGGTGGCCGCATCGGCACCCGGCTGGCAGAGATCCTTGAGCGCGGGGGTATACAGACAAAGATCATCGAACGCTCGGCTGCGCGATGCAGCGAACTGGCTGCGGAAATGAAAAAGGCTGTTGTCATCCAGGGAGACGGCTCAGACCAGCGGCTGCTCATCGAGGAAAACATCCGGGAAATGGATGCGGTGGTAACCCTGACCAATGACGAGGAAACCAATATCCTGGTCTCTCTTCTGGCCAAACGCATGGGAGCGGGCAAAACCATTACCAAACTAAACAAGTTCAGCTATTTTCCGCTGATGCCGGCAATCGGCATCGAACAGGTGGTCAGTCCCAGGCTTTCAGCCATCAATACCATTCTCCAGCATATCCGCCGGGGCAAGGTTTTGTCTGTGCGCACACTGACAGACGAGCAGGCCGAAGTGCTGGAAGCCGAAGCCCTGGAAACATCCGATATTGTGGGAAAACCACTTCGTAAAACTTCCCTTCCCAAAGGATCTCTGGTCATCGGCATCATCAGAAACGGCCAGGTGATCATTCCTTCGGGCGACAGCTTGATCGAACCCGGCGACCGGGTCATCATTTTTGCCAAGCGCCAGGTTATTTCCAAAATTGAAAAGATTCTCACCGTGAAACTGGAGTTTTTCTAA
- a CDS encoding SpoIIE family protein phosphatase, translating into MTDFEKSQHTGTGAPWVLVADDDPATRLLLRKKLEKSGYHVVCAKTGKEAVEQLSDNIASAVLDLKMPEGDGLYCLRYIRQHYPDMAPLMLTASENIANAVEAMKQGALDYVTKPFNPGQVAALVDKSVETCRQTRRLKTAEKKLEQARQHQLFVATQIQHSLLLGRPPEDLSGMQIARMTIPSQQIDGDFYDFIQLSPDSLDVVVADIMGKGIMAAFMAAALKSAFLRVINETRSLPEQNGQPNPEQIVAGVHRHMIEQMNELETFVTFCYGRFDFVRHRFVFVDCGHVRTIHWQRAESRIHLLSGVNMPLGFPETAPFQQMTVSFAPGDMFVFYSDGVTEAADPDGNLYGEDRLAALVEKNAEMDGNAMIAAIYNDVVDFTGTEVFSDDFTCVCAKIQPRNRSDRVLSSRSLSIDSDLENLKKVRFFIRGFCREYGAGSLDELRISQLEVAATELVANIIKHGLDQVAGHKIHIIATVYTDRIEMEFRDPGKPFDPTSIAPPVLDGSRENGMGCYLISQFVDHISYHRDEAAGINSARIQILLFAKD; encoded by the coding sequence ATGACCGATTTTGAAAAATCACAACATACCGGCACCGGGGCGCCGTGGGTGCTGGTGGCAGATGACGACCCTGCCACGCGCCTGCTGCTGCGCAAAAAACTGGAAAAAAGCGGCTATCATGTGGTCTGTGCCAAAACCGGCAAAGAGGCGGTGGAACAACTCTCCGACAACATTGCCTCAGCGGTGCTGGATTTGAAAATGCCCGAGGGCGACGGGCTGTACTGCCTCCGCTACATCCGGCAGCACTATCCGGACATGGCCCCGCTGATGCTCACGGCCAGCGAAAACATTGCCAATGCTGTGGAGGCCATGAAACAGGGAGCGCTTGATTATGTGACCAAGCCCTTTAATCCCGGACAGGTGGCCGCCCTGGTGGACAAGTCCGTGGAAACCTGTCGCCAGACCAGGCGTCTGAAAACAGCGGAAAAAAAGCTGGAGCAGGCCCGGCAGCACCAGCTTTTCGTGGCCACTCAGATCCAGCACTCCCTGCTTTTGGGCCGGCCCCCCGAGGATCTGTCCGGCATGCAGATTGCCCGCATGACCATTCCTTCCCAGCAGATTGACGGGGATTTCTACGATTTCATCCAGCTGAGCCCGGACAGCCTTGATGTGGTGGTGGCCGATATCATGGGCAAGGGGATCATGGCCGCATTCATGGCCGCTGCCTTGAAAAGCGCTTTTTTGCGGGTGATCAACGAAACCCGTTCCCTGCCGGAACAAAACGGCCAACCCAATCCGGAACAGATTGTGGCCGGGGTTCACCGCCATATGATCGAACAGATGAATGAACTGGAAACCTTTGTCACCTTTTGCTACGGACGGTTTGATTTTGTGCGGCACCGGTTTGTTTTCGTGGATTGCGGCCATGTCCGGACCATTCACTGGCAAAGAGCCGAAAGCCGCATCCATTTGCTCAGCGGGGTGAACATGCCCCTGGGTTTTCCGGAAACCGCACCGTTTCAGCAGATGACCGTTTCCTTTGCCCCGGGCGACATGTTTGTGTTCTATTCCGACGGGGTGACCGAAGCGGCCGATCCGGATGGAAATTTATACGGAGAGGACCGGCTTGCGGCCCTGGTGGAGAAAAACGCAGAAATGGATGGAAATGCCATGATTGCTGCCATTTATAACGACGTGGTGGATTTTACGGGAACAGAAGTGTTTTCAGATGATTTTACCTGCGTGTGCGCAAAAATCCAACCCCGGAACCGGTCGGACCGGGTCTTGTCTTCCAGGTCTTTGAGCATTGACAGCGACCTGGAAAACCTCAAAAAAGTGCGATTCTTTATCCGGGGTTTCTGTCGGGAATACGGGGCCGGCAGCCTGGATGAACTTCGCATTTCCCAGTTGGAAGTGGCAGCAACAGAGCTGGTGGCCAATATCATCAAACATGGCCTGGACCAGGTTGCCGGCCACAAAATCCATATTATTGCAACGGTTTATACAGACCGCATTGAAATGGAGTTCCGTGATCCCGGAAAACCCTTCGATCCCACATCCATAGCACCCCCGGTGCTTGACGGGTCCCGTGAAAACGGCATGGGCTGCTACCTGATTTCCCAGTTTGTGGATCACATCTCTTACCACCGGGATGAAGCGGCCGGCATCAATTCGGCCCGCATCCAAATCCTGCTGTTTGCAAAGGATTGA
- a CDS encoding acyl-CoA thioesterase: MTPHTDNNCGITGPQNGCRASLAQITALPRHHREVIPEAYLDAMGHMNVRWYMALYDQATWDFFQTIGMTPDYFQTQNAGAFALRQFIQYFSEIRAGQTACVHTRVLGRTDKRFHFMHFMINETTAQVASSFESLGTHADLKQRRSAPFPAFMTEKIDARLRHDTQLDWEAPVCGVLTL; the protein is encoded by the coding sequence ATGACCCCGCACACGGATAACAACTGCGGCATCACCGGCCCGCAAAACGGGTGCCGGGCGAGCCTGGCCCAGATTACAGCCCTGCCCCGGCATCACCGGGAAGTCATCCCGGAAGCCTATCTCGATGCCATGGGCCACATGAACGTTCGCTGGTACATGGCTCTTTATGACCAGGCCACCTGGGATTTTTTTCAAACCATCGGCATGACCCCGGACTATTTTCAGACCCAAAATGCCGGGGCTTTTGCCTTACGGCAGTTTATCCAATATTTCAGCGAAATCCGCGCAGGGCAGACTGCGTGCGTGCACACTCGGGTGCTGGGCCGCACGGACAAACGCTTTCATTTCATGCACTTTATGATCAACGAAACCACAGCCCAAGTGGCCTCAAGCTTTGAGTCCCTGGGCACTCACGCGGATCTGAAACAACGGCGCTCTGCACCGTTTCCGGCCTTTATGACGGAAAAAATCGACGCCCGGCTCCGGCACGACACCCAGCTGGACTGGGAAGCGCCTGTGTGCGGGGTTTTAACTCTTTGA
- a CDS encoding DUF4197 domain-containing protein: MAWTVTPGNAENLFEKGLKIFSGSGQQNGEKSASTAGALTANEISEAFKQALTKGARKVVAQLGQEGGFNADPDVHIPLPEQFSVVQTTLEKAGMSYLADDLELKLNRAAEKAAPEAKALFLDAIADMTFEDVKQIYNGPKDSATRYFRGKMADPLAEKMRPVIQDKLSEAGAVQAYDKLMTKYQSMPFVPDVKANLTDYVTEKGMDGIFYYMADEEAAIREDPARQTTDLLKRVFGSS, translated from the coding sequence TTGGCTTGGACGGTCACCCCGGGCAATGCGGAAAACCTCTTTGAAAAAGGGCTTAAAATTTTTTCCGGTTCAGGCCAGCAAAACGGAGAAAAATCTGCATCCACTGCCGGGGCCCTGACTGCCAATGAAATCAGTGAGGCTTTTAAACAGGCCCTGACCAAGGGCGCCAGAAAGGTTGTTGCGCAGTTGGGTCAGGAAGGCGGGTTTAATGCGGATCCGGATGTGCATATTCCCCTGCCGGAACAATTTTCGGTTGTTCAGACAACCCTGGAAAAAGCCGGGATGTCCTATTTGGCCGATGACCTGGAATTAAAGCTCAACCGGGCTGCGGAAAAAGCCGCACCTGAAGCAAAGGCGCTTTTTTTAGACGCCATTGCAGACATGACTTTCGAGGATGTCAAACAGATCTACAACGGCCCCAAAGATTCGGCCACCCGGTATTTCAGGGGCAAAATGGCCGATCCCCTGGCTGAAAAAATGCGCCCGGTAATCCAGGACAAGCTCTCAGAGGCCGGGGCGGTTCAGGCCTATGACAAGTTGATGACCAAGTATCAATCCATGCCTTTTGTTCCGGATGTCAAGGCCAACCTCACCGACTATGTCACTGAAAAGGGCATGGACGGGATTTTTTATTACATGGCCGATGAAGAAGCCGCCATCCGCGAGGATCCCGCCAGACAGACCACTGATTTGTTAAAGCGGGTTTTCGGTTCCAGTTGA